The following are encoded in a window of Arachis duranensis cultivar V14167 unplaced genomic scaffold, aradu.V14167.gnm2.J7QH unplaced_Scaffold_165934, whole genome shotgun sequence genomic DNA:
- the LOC127743935 gene encoding protein PIN-LIKES 3-like, which produces MGFLELFSVASFPVIKVLLVTAIGLFLAVDQISILGEDSRKKVNHLVFYVFNPSLVGSSLAKTITLESFLLVWFMPINILATFILGSGLGWIVIKITRPPKHIEGLIVGCCSAGNLGNLLVIIIPATCKEKGSPFGDPDLCYQYGMAYATLSMAIGAVFLWSYVYNIIRISSSRLQKEGTNRVKASGEISHSETLNPAKDTLDDAYTILLPTPESQEKLKISMSKRIKNQVEKIVSNVNWKSMFAPSTIGAICGFMIGLIPQLRNVLIGSDAPLRVVEDSVSMLGDAAIPTVTLIMGANLLKGLRGASTPLWTIVGIIVVRYIFLPLLGVVVVKGAIHLGLVQSDPLFQFVLLLQYSLPPAMNIGTMAQLFGSGESECSVIMLWTYALASIAVTLWSTFFMWLVA; this is translated from the exons ATGGGGTTTCTGGAGCTCTTTAGTGTTGCTTCCTTTCCAGTGATCAAAGTCTTGCTTGTTACTGCAATTGGTTTGTTTCTTGCAGTGGATCAGATTAGTATTCTTGGAGAAGATTCAAGGAAGAAAGTCAATCAT CTTGTATTTTATGTGTTCAATCCTTCATTGGTTGGTAGCAGTTTGGCCAAAACAATTACTTTGGAGAGTTTTCTATTAGT GTGGTTCATGCCAATCAACATTCTTGCTACATTCATATTAGGATCAGGATTAGGATGGATTGTGATTAAGATCACAAGGCCTCCAAAACACATTGAAGGTCTAATAGTAGGTTGCTGTTCTGCAg GAAACTTGGGAAACTTGCTGGTAATTATTATTCCAGCCACatgtaaagaaaaaggaagtcCTTTTGGAGATCCTGATCTCTGCTATCAATATGGAATGGCTTATGCTACACTTTCTATGGCG ATTGGAGCAGTTTTCTTATGGTCTTATGTTTACAACATAATAAGAATTTCATCAAGTAGACTCCAAAAAGAAGGCACCAACAGAGTGAAGGCTTCAGGGGAGATATCTCACTCAGAAACTCTTAATCCTGCAAAAGACACATTGGATGATGCATACACCATTCTGCTTCCAACCCCAGAATCTCAGGAAAAACTCAAG ATTTCAATGTCAAAAAGAATAAAGAACCAAGTGGAGAAGATTGTAAGCAATGTCAATTGGAAATCCATGTTTGCACCATCAACCATTGGAGCA atttgtGGCTTTATGATTGGTTTAATTCCCCAATTAAGAAATGTATTGATTGGAAGTGATGCTCCACTTCGTGTGGTTGAAGACTCTGTATCCATGTTGGG tGATGCAGCCATTCCAACCGTCACACTTATAATGGGTGCAAACTTACTCAAAG GCTTAAGGGGAGCAAGTACTCCATTATGGACGATTGTGGGAATTATTGTAGTTCGGTACATTTTTCTGCCACTTTTGGGTGTTGTGGTTGTTAAAGGAGCAATACACTTGGGTTTGGTTCAGTCAGATCCCTTATTTCAATTTGTGCTACTTCTTCAATATTCACTTCCACCAGCTATGAATATAG GAACTATGGCTCAATTGTTTGGATCAGGTGAAAGTGAATGCTCTGTAATCATGCTATGGACATATGCTTTGGCTTCAATTGCTGTTACTCTTTGGTCAACCTTCTTCATGTGGCTAGTTGCCTGA